In Pseudonocardia sp. C8, one genomic interval encodes:
- a CDS encoding HNH endonuclease: MPYRQPFPSGAETVAAPDLRAVDPLPDDGSPAPATERPTPGSVAGIPAGSRVLLLNASFEPLAVVTSKRAICLLLAGKAECLQETLEGAAFRSENLSLPAPSVLRLSRYVRVPYRRAVPMTRAGVLRRDGRRCAYCTRRADTIDHVVPRSRGGTHSWDNCVAACRACNSRKADRLVEELGWTLRTKPAPPSRNGGGVLVLAVEPLPAWEPWLSAA, translated from the coding sequence GTGCCTTACCGACAACCCTTTCCCAGTGGTGCCGAGACCGTCGCCGCCCCCGACCTGAGAGCGGTCGATCCGCTCCCCGACGACGGCTCCCCGGCACCGGCGACCGAGCGGCCCACCCCGGGCTCGGTCGCGGGGATCCCTGCGGGGTCGCGGGTCCTGCTCCTCAACGCCAGCTTCGAGCCCCTGGCCGTCGTCACCTCCAAGCGGGCGATCTGCCTCCTGCTCGCCGGTAAGGCCGAGTGCCTCCAGGAAACCCTGGAGGGCGCCGCCTTCCGCTCCGAGAACCTCTCGCTCCCCGCACCGTCGGTGCTCCGCCTGTCCCGCTACGTCCGCGTCCCCTACCGGCGTGCGGTCCCCATGACCCGGGCCGGGGTGCTGCGCCGCGACGGCCGCCGCTGCGCCTACTGCACGCGGCGTGCTGACACCATCGACCACGTCGTCCCCCGCAGCCGGGGTGGCACGCACAGCTGGGACAACTGCGTCGCCGCCTGCCGCGCGTGCAACTCGCGCAAGGCCGACCGCCTCGTCGAGGAGCTCGGCTGGACGCTGCGGACGAAGCCCGCGCCGCCGTCGCGGAACGGGGGCGGGGTGCTGGTGCTCGCCGTGGAGCCGCTGCCGGCCTGGGAGCCGTGGTTGTCGGCGGCGTGA
- a CDS encoding glucose-1-phosphate cytidylyltransferase produces MNPETPVVILCGGKGTRIREASESLPKAMVEIGGRPIVWHIMKIYRQHGFRRFVLCLGYKSWAIKEYFLDYRARLSDFTLSMADRHRIDFHNGVDEDWEITFAETGLEAATGSRIRKIAPYIDTDHFFLTYGDGVATVDVAALAKAHEESGKIGTVTGVHPTSKFGEMHTDGNRVVEFNEKPTQVSGYVSGGFFAFRREFLENYLGAEGDDNVWLEHEPLQKLARDGELNVRPHEDFWSAMDTFKDYEHLNGLWAKGEAPWKIWD; encoded by the coding sequence ATGAACCCCGAGACCCCCGTCGTCATCCTCTGCGGAGGCAAGGGCACCCGGATCCGGGAGGCCAGCGAGAGCCTCCCCAAGGCCATGGTCGAGATCGGCGGCCGCCCGATCGTCTGGCACATCATGAAGATCTACCGCCAGCACGGCTTCCGCCGCTTCGTGCTCTGCCTCGGCTACAAGAGCTGGGCCATCAAGGAGTACTTCCTCGACTACCGGGCCCGGCTCTCCGACTTCACCCTCTCCATGGCCGACCGCCACCGCATCGACTTCCACAACGGCGTCGACGAGGACTGGGAGATCACCTTCGCCGAGACCGGCCTCGAGGCCGCCACCGGCTCCCGCATCCGCAAGATCGCCCCCTACATCGACACCGACCACTTCTTCCTCACCTACGGCGACGGCGTCGCCACCGTCGACGTCGCCGCGCTCGCGAAGGCACACGAGGAGTCCGGCAAGATCGGCACCGTCACCGGCGTCCACCCGACGTCGAAGTTCGGCGAGATGCACACCGACGGCAACCGCGTCGTCGAGTTCAACGAGAAGCCCACCCAGGTCTCCGGCTACGTCTCCGGTGGCTTCTTCGCGTTCCGCCGCGAGTTCCTCGAGAACTACCTCGGCGCCGAGGGCGACGACAACGTGTGGCTCGAGCACGAGCCGCTGCAGAAGCTCGCCCGCGACGGCGAGCTCAACGTGCGCCCGCACGAGGACTTCTGGTCCGCCATGGACACGTTCAAGGACTACGAGCACCTCAACGGTCTGTGGGCCAAGGGCGAGGCGCCCTGGAAGATCTGGGACTGA
- a CDS encoding GNAT family N-acetyltransferase, whose product MNIIGRTVRLRAVEEEDLPALHDWANDPEIGRLLAGWHFPHSRDSQRRWFDGLKDDARNQRFAVDTSDLGLIGTANLVDIDWRDGHAFHGMLLGSKELRGRGLGVDTVMTVMRYAFDELRLQRLDGAMIEYNLASIKLYCGKCGWVEEGRLRNWYHRDGRYWDRVVVGVTRDDYHRLVEETGYWEASVPAPAGAAR is encoded by the coding sequence ATGAACATCATCGGCAGGACCGTCCGGCTGCGCGCCGTCGAGGAGGAGGACCTCCCGGCGCTGCACGACTGGGCCAACGACCCCGAGATCGGGAGGCTGCTGGCCGGCTGGCACTTCCCGCACTCGCGGGACTCGCAGCGCCGGTGGTTCGACGGGCTCAAGGACGACGCCCGCAACCAGCGGTTCGCCGTCGACACATCGGATCTCGGGTTGATCGGCACCGCGAACCTGGTGGACATCGACTGGCGGGACGGGCACGCGTTCCACGGCATGTTGCTCGGCAGCAAGGAGCTGCGCGGCCGCGGCCTCGGCGTCGACACGGTCATGACCGTGATGCGGTACGCGTTCGACGAGCTGCGGCTGCAGCGCCTGGACGGCGCGATGATCGAGTACAACCTGGCGTCGATCAAGCTGTACTGCGGCAAGTGCGGCTGGGTAGAGGAGGGCCGGCTGCGCAACTGGTACCACCGGGACGGCCGGTACTGGGACCGGGTCGTCGTCGGGGTGACCCGGGACGACTACCACCGGCTGGTCGAGGAGACCGGATACTGGGAGGCGTCGGTGCCGGCCCCCGCCGGGGCGGCCCGATGA
- a CDS encoding O-antigen ligase family protein yields the protein MDRRGAASQADRPFRTLPGVLLAAYVALMPIQLEAGSFGLPLRLAPSDVALAAYLVVALPRIRYVPRAWSAWLLVLPALMGTGMLVAYVRSGYLTQYAYLQKAAGLVILLAGFACLVDFARSWDRLRGLLRVFMVSVLLNATAGVFGYVLAAAAGTVIPVLNEPFPGVRLTGFLIDPNAFGGLVAVALLMHLVTTTAARPLLTGPVARVADVVLPVALLLTFSRSAWIGFTAGVLALAALRPRAAARPLRRMVAGALLAVPLLGTFLALLLANPLGLIQRPDQVQSRLSIGEDALAELARSPLLGTGVGTYQERHGVIVHNTTLWFLTELGLVGLLVFLALVWSVASRLLGAHRLAPPDERPLALALLAAHAAMLGLSVGIEAFYQRHWWLVIGLGAAAWSLSARRPAGATERAAVRT from the coding sequence GTGGATCGACGGGGCGCGGCGTCGCAGGCCGACCGGCCGTTCCGGACCCTGCCGGGCGTCCTCCTCGCGGCCTACGTCGCCCTCATGCCGATCCAGCTCGAGGCAGGCTCGTTCGGCCTGCCGCTGCGACTGGCCCCGTCCGACGTCGCCCTGGCCGCCTACCTGGTCGTCGCGTTGCCCCGGATCCGGTACGTCCCGCGGGCCTGGAGCGCATGGCTCCTGGTACTGCCCGCACTGATGGGCACCGGAATGCTGGTCGCCTACGTCCGCTCGGGATACCTCACCCAGTACGCCTACCTCCAGAAGGCGGCGGGGCTGGTGATCCTGCTGGCCGGGTTCGCCTGCCTGGTCGACTTCGCGCGCTCCTGGGACCGGTTGCGGGGTCTGCTCCGGGTCTTCATGGTCTCGGTGCTGCTGAACGCGACGGCCGGGGTGTTCGGGTACGTCCTCGCCGCCGCAGCCGGAACGGTCATCCCGGTCCTGAACGAGCCGTTCCCGGGGGTCCGCCTGACGGGATTCCTGATCGACCCGAACGCCTTCGGTGGTCTCGTTGCCGTCGCCCTGCTGATGCACCTGGTCACGACAACCGCGGCCCGGCCGCTGTTGACCGGCCCCGTCGCCCGGGTCGCCGACGTGGTCCTGCCGGTCGCGCTGCTGCTCACGTTCTCCCGCTCGGCCTGGATCGGGTTCACCGCCGGCGTGCTCGCGCTCGCCGCACTGCGGCCGCGGGCGGCCGCCCGTCCGCTGCGCCGGATGGTCGCCGGTGCGTTGCTCGCGGTCCCGCTGCTCGGCACGTTCCTCGCGCTGTTGCTGGCGAACCCGCTGGGGCTGATCCAGCGCCCCGACCAGGTGCAGTCCCGGCTGTCGATCGGCGAGGACGCGCTGGCGGAGCTGGCACGGTCGCCGCTGCTCGGCACCGGCGTCGGGACCTACCAGGAGCGCCACGGCGTGATCGTGCACAACACGACCCTGTGGTTCCTGACCGAGCTGGGACTCGTCGGCCTGCTCGTGTTCCTGGCCCTGGTGTGGAGCGTCGCGTCCCGGTTGCTCGGCGCACACCGGCTGGCCCCGCCGGACGAGCGGCCGCTCGCCCTCGCGCTGCTGGCCGCGCACGCCGCGATGCTCGGGCTCTCGGTCGGCATCGAGGCCTTCTACCAGCGGCACTGGTGGCTGGTGATCGGGCTGGGGGCCGCCGCCTGGTCGCTGTCGGCACGCCGCCCGGCGGGCGCGACCGAGCGCGCCGCGGTACGCACCTGA
- a CDS encoding LCP family protein: MRTAPPATRTRKVLWTLLALVVALLLLVAGGIAWLVASVGNDVPRIPDAFKGLENTERPASFGGTTFLLVGTDSRSAEPTTGAAASADPGSQRSDVIMLGTLAPDGASASVVSIPRDSWVEIPGHGPNKINAAYAFGGAPLLIGTVEQLTGVRVDHFGVVDFAGFTSLVDSVGGIDVTVARATSNDGVEFTEGTNHLDGAEALAYVRQRYDLPNGDLDRAARQQNAMKALLEKVQATASTDPASLYAFATSVGDAVSIDDSLSNTGLVQLALANRNLRGSDVTFVTAPVAGLGREGAQSVVYLDEARGRSLWDAVRNGSVRQFADLNPAQTLSGTPS, from the coding sequence ATGCGCACCGCCCCGCCCGCGACACGGACGCGGAAGGTCCTGTGGACCTTGCTGGCGCTCGTCGTGGCCCTCCTGCTGCTGGTCGCCGGCGGGATCGCCTGGCTCGTGGCGTCGGTCGGCAACGACGTCCCCCGCATCCCCGACGCGTTCAAGGGGCTCGAGAACACCGAGCGTCCGGCGAGCTTCGGCGGCACCACGTTCCTGCTCGTCGGCACCGACTCGCGTTCCGCGGAACCGACGACGGGGGCCGCGGCGAGCGCGGACCCCGGGTCCCAGCGCTCCGACGTGATCATGCTGGGGACGCTCGCCCCGGACGGCGCGTCGGCGAGCGTCGTCTCGATCCCGCGCGACTCCTGGGTCGAGATCCCCGGCCACGGCCCGAACAAGATCAATGCCGCGTACGCGTTCGGTGGCGCGCCGCTGCTGATCGGGACCGTCGAGCAGCTGACCGGGGTGCGGGTGGACCACTTCGGCGTCGTCGACTTCGCCGGCTTCACGAGCCTGGTCGACTCGGTCGGCGGGATCGACGTGACCGTCGCGCGGGCCACCAGCAACGACGGCGTCGAGTTCACCGAGGGCACCAACCACCTCGACGGCGCGGAGGCACTGGCATACGTCCGCCAGCGGTACGACCTGCCGAACGGCGACCTCGACCGAGCCGCGCGCCAGCAGAACGCGATGAAGGCGTTGCTCGAGAAGGTGCAGGCCACGGCGAGCACCGACCCGGCGTCGCTGTACGCGTTCGCCACCAGCGTCGGCGACGCGGTCAGCATCGACGACTCGCTGTCCAACACCGGGCTGGTGCAGCTGGCGCTGGCGAACCGGAACCTGCGCGGCTCGGACGTCACCTTCGTGACCGCGCCGGTGGCCGGGCTGGGCCGGGAAGGGGCGCAGTCGGTCGTGTACCTGGACGAGGCGCGCGGGCGGTCGCTGTGGGACGCGGTGCGCAACGGCAGCGTGCGGCAGTTCGCGGACCTGAATCCGGCGCAGACGCTGAGCGGCACGCCGTCGTGA
- a CDS encoding Wzz/FepE/Etk N-terminal domain-containing protein has product MADVQADEAEFGFWRRVVRRRWALILTIVLVGTAVAALLAALMLPAYSASAQVTVRNGDPVTETQFLGSSAVQDEVADRLGFRPDVVVTGAEGTILTVTANAGSAEQAVLAANTYVDTAVAMRARSAGSERAQVAEAFARQIAEVQAEREEPRTPPDRVRQLDQERAAYEQAAAAAQATPPAAIPTVLARATASDVTRPDPVLYTAGAAVVALLAGLAIAGAAEHADRRVRGAESAAAALAGTPLGTTPGAGDASGATRWWRRLTGTSRRGGIAEPGSADADAFTLVRRRLQGRGDLEPHGALLVCAADARDSANAVVVGVNLCQSFARAGLKAVLVSADFRGGDTVPAVLHLFAEGDGLGGVLAGGDPGAALQSTVTPGMQVLPAGRVPGGPYDALTGDRFAHALDELRLLADVLVVVAPPLTSHPDAFAVAEIVDLRLVVAGPDARVPELERAARELARTGTSVDGVIYTAGRART; this is encoded by the coding sequence ATGGCCGACGTGCAGGCCGACGAGGCCGAGTTCGGGTTCTGGCGGCGGGTGGTCCGACGCCGGTGGGCGCTGATCCTCACGATCGTGCTGGTCGGGACCGCCGTGGCCGCGCTTCTGGCGGCGCTGATGCTCCCGGCCTACAGCGCGTCCGCCCAGGTGACCGTGCGTAACGGCGACCCGGTGACCGAGACCCAGTTCCTCGGGAGCAGCGCCGTGCAGGACGAGGTGGCCGACCGGCTGGGGTTCCGGCCGGATGTCGTCGTCACGGGAGCGGAGGGCACGATCCTCACCGTGACCGCCAACGCCGGGTCCGCCGAGCAGGCGGTGCTCGCCGCGAACACCTACGTCGACACGGCCGTCGCCATGCGGGCACGGTCGGCCGGCAGCGAGCGCGCCCAGGTGGCGGAGGCGTTCGCCCGGCAGATCGCCGAGGTCCAGGCCGAGCGGGAGGAACCGCGGACCCCGCCGGACCGGGTACGGCAGCTGGACCAGGAACGGGCCGCCTACGAGCAGGCCGCCGCGGCGGCGCAGGCGACACCTCCCGCAGCCATCCCGACCGTGCTCGCCCGGGCGACCGCGTCCGACGTGACCCGTCCGGACCCGGTCCTCTACACCGCCGGTGCGGCGGTCGTCGCGCTGCTCGCCGGGCTGGCGATCGCCGGGGCGGCCGAGCACGCCGACCGCCGGGTCCGCGGGGCGGAGTCCGCCGCGGCCGCACTGGCCGGCACACCGCTGGGAACGACCCCCGGCGCGGGTGACGCGAGCGGGGCGACGCGCTGGTGGCGCCGGCTCACCGGGACGTCGCGGCGGGGCGGGATCGCCGAGCCGGGTTCGGCCGATGCCGACGCGTTCACCCTGGTCCGCCGCCGGTTGCAGGGCCGGGGTGATCTCGAGCCGCACGGCGCGCTGCTGGTGTGCGCCGCGGACGCGCGGGACTCGGCCAACGCCGTCGTCGTCGGGGTGAACCTCTGCCAGAGTTTCGCGCGGGCGGGGCTGAAGGCCGTCCTGGTGTCAGCCGACTTCCGGGGCGGCGACACCGTACCCGCGGTCCTGCACCTGTTCGCCGAGGGCGACGGTCTCGGCGGGGTGCTCGCCGGGGGCGACCCCGGGGCCGCCCTGCAGTCGACCGTGACCCCCGGGATGCAGGTGCTGCCGGCCGGCCGGGTCCCCGGCGGTCCGTACGACGCGCTGACCGGAGACCGGTTCGCCCACGCGCTCGACGAACTCCGCCTGCTGGCCGACGTCCTCGTCGTCGTCGCACCGCCGCTCACGTCCCATCCGGACGCGTTCGCCGTGGCCGAGATCGTCGACCTGCGGCTCGTCGTGGCCGGTCCGGATGCCCGTGTCCCGGAGCTGGAGCGCGCGGCCCGCGAGCTGGCGCGGACCGGGACGTCCGTCGACGGAGTGATCTACACAGCCGGCCGTGCACGGACCTGA
- a CDS encoding GNAT family N-acetyltransferase, with protein sequence MFEYIRNEYNPSPVLVLDPGARPAGRWVRDLPYSRALSFRVPADRSALEACHGRKWWATVRRKERRLRADVDDLRFRVVTRENELRDVLPKVQHLFAERWAGEYTSFCWKTPEGFAPYADAMVDLAADGRAELAVLEGDGIVLSFVYALVEDGCYYFYQHAATQREKYRRHSVGKILVTKLIEDLVERPRCVEFDFMTGESDYKREWGVESRPIVYRIDEPRTVAGAVRFAVRVALVAAKHRVQFGPPRVRTTAKSVLHAAERTRGALSRRS encoded by the coding sequence ATGTTCGAGTACATCCGGAACGAGTACAATCCGAGTCCCGTTCTCGTGCTCGACCCGGGAGCCCGCCCGGCCGGGCGCTGGGTGCGCGACCTCCCGTACTCGCGGGCGCTCTCGTTTCGCGTCCCGGCCGACCGGTCGGCACTCGAGGCCTGCCACGGCCGGAAGTGGTGGGCCACGGTCCGACGCAAGGAACGCCGCCTGCGCGCCGATGTGGACGACCTTCGCTTCAGGGTGGTGACCAGGGAGAACGAGCTTCGGGACGTCCTGCCGAAAGTGCAGCATCTCTTCGCCGAGCGCTGGGCCGGGGAGTACACCTCGTTCTGCTGGAAGACCCCGGAGGGCTTCGCGCCCTACGCCGACGCGATGGTCGACCTGGCAGCGGACGGCCGGGCCGAGCTCGCCGTCCTGGAGGGCGACGGAATCGTCCTGTCGTTCGTCTACGCGCTCGTCGAGGACGGGTGTTACTACTTCTATCAGCACGCCGCCACGCAGCGCGAGAAGTACCGCCGACACAGCGTGGGAAAGATTCTCGTGACCAAGCTGATCGAGGACCTGGTGGAGCGTCCGCGATGCGTGGAGTTCGATTTCATGACGGGTGAGTCGGACTACAAACGCGAATGGGGCGTCGAGAGCAGGCCGATCGTCTACCGGATCGACGAGCCGCGGACGGTGGCCGGGGCCGTGCGGTTCGCGGTCCGGGTCGCGTTGGTCGCGGCCAAGCACCGTGTGCAGTTCGGCCCGCCCCGGGTGCGCACCACGGCCAAGTCCGTCCTGCATGCGGCCGAGCGCACCCGGGGCGCGCTCAGCCGGCGTTCGTGA
- a CDS encoding DUF4091 domain-containing protein has product MRKPSLVLLAAALLVIVIGCAPAPPPEPPPTGAASAWVTDSLTRVGLRDTPRTGSEALITALRGETESFQIVVSGGATGAAGLDLVVSDLVGRAGTVPASAVTRFREHYVEVTESSPDGGGRSRPQPAGHFPDVLVPFTDPDTGVALHGRVRAAGASVAAGRNQPYWVDVTVPPDAAPGEYTGRWTVRGTGGFTASGTVRLSVVDAALPARPALHSAVLNGSGRPAVSRELLRNRITPTSARPGPGDPLSAAVTTTDTGFFSGADQYVCRLDPPPTPAEVAAVAARAAPGTLLFNYTADEIGNCPDLRAEVQAWGRALHGAGVAQLLTQTPDPALFDDGTGRTAVDIWVVLPKQYDADPAAVREALDRGMQVWSYNALVQDGYSPKWLIDFPPVHLRVQPGFLNQALGLTGLLYWRADNWVQDVWTDVHTYAGGYPGEGVLVYPGEEVGLPGGAVPSIRLKWLRDGVDDYDYIDLARAGGHERAVTEIVSTVARSWSDWSPDPVVLRAARAELVPLVTNAG; this is encoded by the coding sequence GTGCGGAAGCCGTCACTCGTCCTGCTCGCCGCCGCGCTGCTCGTCATCGTGATCGGGTGCGCCCCGGCACCACCGCCGGAACCGCCGCCGACCGGGGCGGCGTCGGCGTGGGTGACCGACTCGCTGACCCGGGTCGGCCTCCGGGACACTCCGCGGACCGGCTCGGAGGCCCTGATCACGGCCCTGCGCGGGGAGACCGAGTCGTTCCAGATCGTGGTCTCCGGCGGCGCCACCGGCGCTGCCGGGCTCGACCTCGTCGTGAGCGACCTGGTCGGGCGGGCGGGGACCGTCCCGGCGTCGGCGGTGACCCGGTTCCGCGAGCACTACGTCGAGGTCACCGAGAGCAGCCCGGACGGCGGCGGCCGATCCCGACCGCAGCCCGCCGGGCACTTCCCGGACGTGCTGGTCCCGTTCACCGACCCGGACACCGGTGTCGCACTCCACGGGCGCGTCCGGGCGGCGGGTGCCAGCGTGGCCGCCGGCCGCAACCAGCCGTACTGGGTGGACGTCACGGTGCCGCCGGACGCGGCACCGGGCGAGTACACCGGGCGCTGGACGGTCCGCGGCACGGGTGGCTTCACCGCGTCCGGCACGGTGCGGCTGAGCGTGGTGGACGCCGCCCTACCGGCGCGGCCCGCGCTGCACAGCGCCGTCCTGAACGGGTCGGGGCGGCCGGCGGTGAGCCGGGAGCTGCTGCGCAACCGGATCACGCCGACATCGGCGCGCCCCGGCCCCGGTGATCCGCTCTCCGCGGCGGTCACGACGACCGACACCGGTTTCTTCAGCGGCGCCGACCAGTACGTCTGCCGGCTCGACCCGCCCCCGACCCCGGCCGAGGTCGCGGCGGTGGCCGCACGGGCGGCTCCCGGCACGCTCCTGTTCAACTACACGGCCGACGAGATCGGCAACTGCCCGGATCTGCGGGCCGAGGTGCAGGCGTGGGGCCGGGCGCTGCACGGGGCCGGCGTCGCGCAGCTCCTCACCCAGACCCCGGACCCGGCGCTGTTCGACGACGGCACCGGGCGGACCGCGGTCGACATCTGGGTGGTGTTGCCCAAGCAGTACGACGCCGATCCCGCCGCCGTGCGGGAGGCACTCGACCGTGGCATGCAGGTGTGGTCGTACAACGCGCTCGTCCAGGACGGCTACTCGCCGAAATGGCTCATCGACTTCCCGCCGGTCCACCTGCGGGTCCAACCGGGGTTCCTCAACCAGGCACTCGGCCTGACCGGGCTGCTCTACTGGCGGGCCGACAACTGGGTGCAGGACGTGTGGACGGACGTGCACACCTACGCCGGTGGCTATCCGGGCGAGGGTGTGCTCGTCTACCCCGGCGAGGAGGTGGGCCTGCCCGGCGGCGCGGTCCCGTCGATCCGGCTGAAGTGGCTCCGCGACGGCGTCGACGACTACGACTACATCGACCTGGCCCGGGCGGGCGGCCACGAGCGAGCGGTCACCGAGATCGTGTCGACGGTCGCACGGTCATGGTCGGACTGGTCACCCGACCCGGTGGTCCTGCGGGCGGCCCGGGCCGAGCTCGTGCCGCTCGTCACGAACGCCGGCTGA
- a CDS encoding glycosyltransferase has product MPRPHVAIAVTSHATAVSFLPGLAGHLAAAGWRVTVLCAPGPGLAALTGAGVQVREVPMARDPAPGDLRSLHLLFRAFRELRPDVVLAATPKAGLLATLAARTCRVPVVVHLAWGLRSETLTGPSRLLVRGLETLSARAAHRVLANSGSLGRELVRLRMIAAGRLDVLGAGSSHGVDVERFTPGPPGDPELDDALAALGGGPVVGFVGRITPDKGVPELVDAMRLLRVRGVTARLLLAGPAEDPGTAERVRRARDDEGLPILLLGGRADPLPIYRVLDVHCLPTWREGFPNVCLEAAGCGLPTVTTDATGAVDSVVPGRTGLVVPVGDACALAAALERLLTAPVERSRLGRAARERAVAEFAAPLVHRAHEGYLRALLRAANTPRDGDESSVVPPVALDRVPGPSQRREAS; this is encoded by the coding sequence ATGCCCCGACCTCACGTCGCGATCGCGGTGACCAGCCACGCCACCGCCGTGTCCTTCCTGCCGGGCCTGGCCGGGCATCTCGCCGCGGCCGGCTGGCGGGTCACGGTTCTGTGCGCGCCCGGTCCCGGGCTCGCCGCCCTGACCGGGGCGGGAGTGCAGGTGCGGGAGGTGCCGATGGCACGTGACCCGGCGCCCGGTGACCTGCGCTCGCTTCACCTGCTGTTCCGGGCGTTCCGCGAGCTGCGCCCGGACGTGGTGCTGGCGGCCACCCCCAAGGCCGGACTGCTGGCGACGCTGGCCGCACGGACGTGCCGGGTACCGGTGGTCGTGCACCTGGCGTGGGGTCTGCGCAGCGAGACCCTCACCGGCCCGTCCCGGCTGCTGGTGCGTGGCCTGGAGACGCTGTCGGCCCGGGCGGCGCACCGGGTACTGGCCAACAGCGGCAGCCTCGGCCGGGAGCTCGTCCGGCTCCGGATGATCGCGGCCGGCCGGCTCGACGTGCTCGGCGCGGGCAGCTCGCACGGTGTCGACGTGGAGCGGTTCACCCCCGGACCACCCGGTGACCCGGAGCTCGACGACGCGCTCGCAGCGCTCGGTGGGGGCCCGGTCGTCGGGTTCGTCGGCCGGATCACCCCCGACAAGGGGGTGCCGGAGCTCGTCGACGCGATGCGGCTGCTCCGTGTCCGCGGGGTGACCGCCCGGCTGCTGCTGGCCGGCCCGGCCGAGGATCCGGGCACCGCCGAGCGGGTCCGCCGGGCCCGCGACGACGAGGGACTTCCGATCCTGCTGCTCGGTGGCCGCGCCGACCCGCTGCCGATCTACCGGGTGCTCGACGTGCACTGCCTGCCGACGTGGCGCGAGGGCTTCCCGAACGTGTGCCTGGAGGCCGCGGGGTGCGGGCTGCCCACCGTGACCACCGACGCGACCGGCGCCGTCGACTCGGTGGTCCCTGGCCGCACCGGTCTCGTCGTTCCGGTCGGTGACGCCTGCGCCCTGGCCGCGGCGCTGGAGCGGCTGCTCACCGCTCCCGTGGAGCGGTCCCGGCTCGGGCGGGCGGCCCGCGAACGCGCGGTCGCGGAGTTCGCGGCACCCCTCGTACACCGGGCGCACGAGGGGTACCTGCGGGCCCTGCTGCGGGCGGCTAACACGCCCCGGGACGGCGACGAGTCGTCCGTCGTCCCACCGGTCGCGCTCGACCGGGTCCCCGGTCCGTCCCAGCGTCGGGAGGCATCATGA